A region of Sulfurovum sp. DNA encodes the following proteins:
- a CDS encoding NAD(P)H-quinone oxidoreductase subunit 3 produces the protein MTHVITQHPYYGVFILFALTSIAFTATLFLARLISRKLAKLDTEKLKLTIYECGPEVTKQPNTISAQFYLIALLFILFDVEIIFMFPWAIDFKLLGWFGFAEMILFILLLAIGFVYAWKKGALEWHSIK, from the coding sequence ATGACTCATGTAATTACACAACATCCATACTACGGTGTTTTTATCCTATTTGCATTAACATCAATTGCATTTACGGCAACACTATTTTTGGCTCGTCTCATTAGTCGAAAACTTGCCAAACTCGATACTGAGAAGCTTAAACTTACTATCTACGAGTGTGGACCTGAAGTTACCAAACAACCAAATACTATATCAGCACAGTTCTACTTGATTGCACTTTTGTTTATTTTATTTGATGTGGAGATCATTTTTATGTTTCCATGGGCGATTGATTTTAAGTTACTTGGATGGTTTGGTTTTGCAGAAATGATTCTATTTATTTTACTACTTGCAATTGGTTTTGTATATGCATGGAAGAAAGGAGCACTTGAATGGCACAGCATCAAGTAA
- a CDS encoding NADH-quinone oxidoreductase subunit B has protein sequence MAQHQVNYTSTAGLPIALTSVDKLVNWGRSNSLWPLTYGLACCAIEMMASGASRYDFDRMGTIFRASPRQADVMILAGTLSKKHAEFARRLYDQMTEPKWVISMGSCANTGGMFNTYATVQGVDRIVPVDIYLPGCAPRPETLQYALMMLQKKIRRESANMKKNIKQNLRLV, from the coding sequence ATGGCACAGCATCAAGTAAATTATACCAGTACAGCTGGATTACCAATAGCACTAACTTCGGTAGACAAACTCGTCAACTGGGGACGTTCAAACTCACTTTGGCCATTAACCTATGGACTCGCATGTTGTGCGATTGAGATGATGGCATCAGGAGCTTCCCGTTATGACTTTGACCGTATGGGTACAATTTTTAGGGCTTCTCCAAGGCAAGCAGATGTAATGATTCTTGCAGGGACACTCTCAAAGAAGCATGCGGAATTTGCAAGACGTCTTTATGATCAGATGACAGAGCCAAAATGGGTTATTTCCATGGGATCGTGTGCCAACACGGGTGGTATGTTTAATACTTATGCAACCGTACAAGGTGTTGATCGTATTGTACCAGTTGATATTTACCTACCTGGATGTGCGCCTAGACCAGAGACACTTCAGTATGCACTTATGATGCTTCAGAAGAAAATTAGACGTGAGTCTGCAAATATGAAAAAAAATATCAAACAAAACTTGAGGTTAGTATAA
- a CDS encoding NADH-quinone oxidoreductase subunit C: MRKYVPKDNVQAKSYYTDRYWVAPRVPREAVEKGTHFETVMKAMKTFAKESYVEAEQLVIHIDAKENFKAIKTLKKQCGYTQCSEQSAVDYLAQNNEFELFYQFLNIDEAKRVRIVCRIKQGEAIESIVPLFNSANFAEREMYDMFGIKVNNHPLLKRIIMPDDWEGHPLLKTYPLHGDEFASWYEVDKIFGKEYRNIIGPENRDPAHIDHYDTKRFSRVGYEVPFGEDISKGEKEQQIEYSKTILVDYSKKSGKQLNERK, from the coding sequence ATGAGAAAATATGTACCAAAAGATAATGTACAAGCAAAATCCTACTATACCGATAGATATTGGGTTGCACCAAGAGTCCCTAGAGAGGCAGTAGAAAAAGGTACACACTTTGAGACAGTAATGAAGGCTATGAAAACTTTTGCTAAAGAGTCATATGTTGAAGCAGAACAACTGGTGATTCACATCGATGCCAAAGAGAATTTTAAAGCCATCAAGACACTTAAAAAACAGTGTGGTTATACGCAATGTTCAGAACAGAGTGCAGTAGATTATCTTGCACAGAATAATGAATTTGAGCTCTTCTACCAGTTCCTTAATATTGATGAAGCAAAGCGTGTACGTATTGTCTGTCGTATTAAACAAGGTGAAGCAATAGAGTCAATTGTACCACTGTTTAACTCAGCAAATTTTGCAGAACGTGAGATGTATGATATGTTTGGTATTAAAGTTAATAATCACCCACTTCTTAAGCGTATTATTATGCCTGATGATTGGGAAGGGCATCCACTTCTTAAGACTTACCCACTACACGGAGATGAGTTTGCTTCATGGTATGAGGTTGATAAAATTTTTGGAAAAGAGTACCGTAATATTATTGGGCCTGAAAACCGTGATCCTGCACATATTGATCATTATGATACTAAGCGTTTTTCAAGAGTTGGCTATGAAGTACCGTTTGGTGAGGATATATCCAAGGGCGAGAAAGAGCAACAGATTGAGTACAGCAAAACCATCCTTGTCGATTATAGTAAAAAGTCTGGCAAACAACTCAATGAGAGAAAGTAA
- the nuoD gene encoding NADH dehydrogenase (quinone) subunit D: MQQPNKLTPFFENLNFERDDNTMVINFGPQHPSAHGQLRLVLELDGEQVVKAYPDIGYLHRGIEKMAENMTYNEFLPTTDRLDYIAATSNNYAYALAVEKLLGIEAPRRAQAIRTILLEINRIISHLFFIATHALDVGAMSVFLYAFREREFAMDLMEDYCGARLTHSAVRIGGVPLDLPEGFIENMIAWCDKVDHEVKNTYEALLTENRIWKMRLENVGVISAEDALNWGCTGPMLRGSGVKYDIRKEEPYELYGELDFDIPVSDRCDSYGRYKLYMEEICQSTRILRQLVSIYKDSPSELMAHAPQYISAPKEEIMTQNYALMQHFVLVTQGMRPPKGEVYVPTESPKGELGFYIKSEGEPYAYRLKCRAPSFFHTGLLQNILVGTYIADVVTIIGSTNIVFGEVDR, translated from the coding sequence ATGCAACAACCAAATAAATTAACACCATTCTTTGAAAATCTCAATTTTGAGCGTGATGACAATACGATGGTAATCAACTTCGGTCCTCAGCACCCTTCTGCTCATGGACAGCTGAGATTGGTTCTTGAGCTTGATGGTGAACAGGTGGTCAAAGCTTATCCAGATATTGGGTATCTTCATAGAGGTATTGAAAAGATGGCCGAGAATATGACCTATAATGAGTTTCTACCAACAACAGATCGTTTGGATTATATTGCGGCAACTTCTAATAACTATGCGTATGCATTGGCAGTGGAAAAGCTACTTGGCATTGAAGCACCACGTCGTGCACAGGCAATTCGTACAATACTGTTGGAGATTAATCGTATTATCTCCCATCTTTTCTTTATTGCAACACATGCACTTGATGTTGGTGCCATGTCAGTCTTTCTTTATGCCTTTCGTGAAAGAGAGTTTGCCATGGATCTCATGGAAGACTACTGTGGTGCACGCTTAACACATTCTGCGGTACGTATTGGGGGTGTACCTCTTGACCTTCCTGAAGGTTTTATTGAGAATATGATTGCATGGTGTGACAAGGTTGACCATGAAGTGAAGAATACTTACGAGGCACTTCTAACGGAGAACCGTATTTGGAAGATGCGTCTGGAGAATGTCGGGGTAATCTCTGCAGAAGATGCACTCAATTGGGGATGTACCGGTCCAATGCTTAGAGGCTCCGGGGTTAAGTATGATATCCGTAAAGAAGAGCCGTATGAACTCTATGGTGAGCTTGATTTTGATATTCCCGTTTCTGATAGATGTGATTCTTATGGGCGATATAAGCTTTATATGGAAGAGATTTGTCAATCTACCCGTATCCTTAGACAGCTTGTATCAATATACAAAGATAGTCCCTCTGAACTGATGGCACATGCACCACAGTATATCTCTGCACCAAAAGAAGAGATTATGACTCAGAACTATGCACTAATGCAACACTTTGTTTTGGTTACGCAAGGGATGAGACCACCTAAAGGCGAGGTTTATGTACCAACCGAATCGCCCAAAGGAGAACTAGGTTTTTATATAAAATCAGAGGGTGAGCCATATGCCTATCGCCTAAAGTGTAGGGCACCAAGCTTTTTCCATACGGGATTACTTCAAAATATTCTTGTAGGTACATATATTGCAGATGTCGTTACGATTATTGGTTCTACCAATATCGTATTCGGTGAAGTTGATAGATAG
- a CDS encoding NADH-ubiquinone oxidoreductase subunit E family protein produces MKRYDLRHLHDNFYNRMAELIDQGLKVGEVGIFLFEVGDFSHIQKSADFIKELGHDLMNSLKFNEVDWTIVVKKVDEEIRRERAKKVEEACIEAERKVTEKIALAEEKAK; encoded by the coding sequence ATGAAAAGATATGATTTAAGACATTTACATGATAACTTCTATAATAGAATGGCAGAACTAATTGATCAGGGTCTTAAGGTTGGTGAGGTTGGTATCTTTCTTTTTGAAGTTGGTGATTTTTCCCATATTCAGAAGTCTGCAGATTTTATTAAAGAATTAGGTCATGATTTAATGAATTCCTTAAAGTTTAATGAAGTAGACTGGACAATTGTTGTCAAAAAGGTTGATGAAGAGATACGTAGAGAAAGAGCCAAAAAAGTGGAAGAAGCATGCATTGAAGCAGAAAGAAAAGTAACCGAAAAGATTGCTTTGGCAGAAGAAAAGGCTAAATAA
- a CDS encoding FAD-dependent oxidoreductase produces MSRIIFSTWRDEFIDNRSKSPNEWSESKFKLPETYDGDIKSKAFIGWDGVAIFNEDIDAVELASQYAAQYQEYSEACGRCAPGRWGGRILYDLLDKIARGEGAHDDIAHLKEISKTMMTTSKCEIGKTVPKPILDLMEHYKDQFDTCINMQQPSRHYGGDTSYIAKITAPCTDMCPAHVDIPAYIEGVRDMIFTDSLVATRQTMPLAHTCGRVCPHPCEDACRRTNLDEPISIMELKRLGADYETDHALSWQHPFEVQPPRNDGKKVAIIGAGPAGLTAAYYLGIQGIHVDIFEELPVNGGEVAVGVPEYRMPIDKYNKDIQLVLDLPTVHIHNNHRVDANRLKEIDTEYDATLLAFGTRLSKKVRATNENPKMKGYWGAIAMLDKVNLWSKYGIGSSVSNELKDKIIVCVGGGFTSMDVVRCAIREGAKKVIMLYRRDEKTIIRNTTYEEYHEAVEEGVEFIFHSAIEEIFDDGEKITKLKVNRFELVPDPDGGRPQLIKMEGEDFEIECDYLIPAVSQAADLQILPEEWNIELTSWNTILTNGRDFMSSYPGLFAAGDCEYGPMTIVNAVGQARRAASVISRYIYDKKVSLMDDEIMEDHLNKLKVYDKNEKITGWMPGLPRAVSEKLEVDERKHNNKEVNLGFTGEEAIAEAERCMRCYYISMVAV; encoded by the coding sequence ATGTCACGTATAATATTCTCTACTTGGAGGGATGAATTTATTGATAATCGTAGTAAATCACCCAATGAGTGGAGTGAATCTAAATTTAAATTACCTGAAACTTATGATGGTGATATAAAGTCTAAGGCTTTTATCGGATGGGACGGTGTTGCAATCTTTAATGAAGATATTGATGCAGTTGAGCTTGCTTCACAATATGCGGCACAATATCAAGAGTACTCCGAAGCATGTGGACGCTGTGCACCTGGTCGGTGGGGTGGACGTATTTTATATGATTTGCTTGATAAAATTGCACGTGGTGAAGGAGCACATGACGATATTGCTCACCTCAAAGAGATATCTAAGACTATGATGACTACTTCTAAATGTGAGATTGGAAAGACGGTTCCAAAACCTATTCTTGACTTGATGGAGCATTATAAGGATCAATTTGATACTTGTATTAATATGCAGCAACCCTCTAGGCATTATGGTGGAGATACCTCCTATATTGCCAAGATAACAGCACCATGTACCGATATGTGTCCAGCACATGTAGATATTCCTGCTTATATTGAAGGTGTGCGTGATATGATTTTTACTGATTCACTTGTTGCAACACGCCAGACAATGCCTTTGGCACACACCTGTGGACGTGTTTGTCCGCACCCATGTGAAGATGCTTGTCGACGTACAAACCTTGATGAGCCAATTTCTATTATGGAACTTAAGCGTCTTGGGGCCGATTATGAAACAGATCATGCATTATCATGGCAACATCCATTTGAAGTGCAACCCCCAAGAAATGATGGGAAAAAAGTAGCAATTATTGGTGCAGGACCTGCAGGACTGACTGCAGCATATTATCTTGGTATTCAAGGTATTCACGTTGATATTTTTGAAGAGCTTCCGGTTAATGGAGGAGAAGTTGCAGTAGGTGTACCAGAGTACCGTATGCCTATTGACAAGTATAATAAAGATATTCAACTAGTACTTGATTTACCAACAGTCCATATTCACAATAATCATCGCGTTGATGCAAATCGTCTTAAAGAAATTGATACTGAATATGATGCAACACTACTTGCTTTTGGTACACGTTTATCTAAGAAAGTACGTGCAACAAATGAGAATCCAAAAATGAAAGGTTATTGGGGTGCAATTGCTATGCTTGATAAGGTTAACCTTTGGAGTAAGTATGGTATTGGTTCTTCTGTATCTAATGAACTTAAAGACAAAATTATTGTTTGTGTTGGTGGAGGGTTTACCTCTATGGATGTGGTACGCTGTGCCATTCGTGAAGGCGCAAAGAAAGTAATTATGCTCTATAGGCGTGATGAGAAGACAATTATTCGAAATACAACGTATGAAGAGTATCATGAAGCTGTTGAAGAAGGTGTTGAGTTCATCTTTCACTCTGCAATTGAAGAGATATTTGATGATGGTGAGAAAATTACTAAACTTAAGGTTAACCGCTTTGAACTTGTACCCGATCCTGATGGTGGCAGACCTCAGCTTATTAAGATGGAAGGGGAGGATTTTGAGATTGAGTGCGACTATCTGATTCCAGCAGTCTCACAAGCAGCAGATCTTCAGATTCTACCTGAAGAGTGGAATATTGAATTAACATCATGGAATACCATATTAACCAATGGACGTGATTTTATGAGTTCATATCCGGGTCTTTTTGCTGCAGGTGATTGTGAATATGGACCAATGACTATTGTGAATGCAGTTGGACAGGCACGACGCGCTGCATCAGTGATTAGTCGCTATATTTATGATAAAAAAGTTTCTTTGATGGATGATGAGATTATGGAAGATCACCTCAATAAGCTCAAGGTTTATGACAAGAATGAGAAGATTACAGGCTGGATGCCAGGATTACCACGTGCAGTTAGTGAAAAACTTGAAGTAGATGAGCGTAAGCATAATAATAAAGAGGTTAACCTTGGTTTCACTGGAGAAGAGGCAATTGCTGAAGCAGAGCGCTGTATGCGTTGTTACTATATCTCTATGGTAGCAGTGTGA
- a CDS encoding (2Fe-2S)-binding protein produces the protein MSNSIHNSMNTGKPITITIDGKKCKSIFGKTILEIARENDIYIPTMCYLTKVQPIASCRMCVVNVKDVEGMILSCQEKAVDGAVVTTNNKELYQERQNIMKLYNVNHPLECGVCDKSGECDLQNKTMEFDVNQQHFTTRDQHRPVEDWGHVSYDPALCIMCEKCVRVSTEITGDEALKVKFGGYSSEIINVKKEKHYASLGEAAAVCPVGALTQTHFKYTANAWEMNKIPSACPHCGSGCQMYYEVRNDKIYRVTNEYEFSNLCGAGRFGFDYANEDVIKDKKAFAKAIEAFKKARSIIFGSQISNEEALILQKLKEKYGFKLISHEARAYQKFMASYAKMTGKHLYGGSLKELSSSQGIIVLGSRINSDSPVVKYHINMASKWHQARVVYMHSMEDSEIQNIVTQFIKYEVGSEEGVVALLLHTLLSDIELTKTLSTTLNALDIGNLSAESNIGEEEFETLKKSLLNKHSFSLVVGNDLYTHPRAEQIAKWIALLEQYAGFNVICVPPPSNAMGISLICDLDDTTEGYTVGYNVRGDFTLSALGNGDLDMPALNQQEGTLVTVDKCVVPMNVALPYGGYVLNDIANALGLHAEYTIDYTPQLPEEKGFSGIDFDALPDYFDAVGMEHRGYLLKPQEVSVKCTLEEVKELEAYDGAVIYRCDPVNQFSPFTAKSPLLMDEPVLSGSPQFATITKLHDGDLITFEVDGIQFKRMFKIDTSMKGTIALNPTFDMELSASLLSSYRFSRLIFEKVNNENIGNDHE, from the coding sequence ATGAGCAACAGTATACATAATTCGATGAATACGGGAAAACCAATTACTATTACGATTGATGGTAAAAAGTGTAAAAGTATTTTTGGTAAGACAATCCTTGAAATTGCACGAGAGAATGATATTTATATTCCAACAATGTGTTATTTGACTAAAGTACAGCCAATTGCATCATGCCGTATGTGTGTAGTTAATGTCAAAGATGTTGAGGGGATGATTCTTTCTTGTCAAGAGAAAGCAGTTGATGGTGCTGTGGTCACAACCAACAACAAAGAGCTCTATCAGGAGCGACAAAATATTATGAAACTCTATAATGTAAATCACCCTCTTGAGTGTGGTGTATGCGATAAGAGTGGTGAATGTGATCTTCAGAACAAGACAATGGAGTTTGATGTTAATCAACAACATTTTACCACACGTGATCAGCACAGACCGGTTGAGGATTGGGGGCATGTCTCTTATGACCCAGCACTTTGTATTATGTGTGAGAAGTGTGTACGGGTCTCTACAGAAATTACAGGTGATGAAGCTCTTAAGGTAAAATTTGGTGGTTACTCTTCAGAAATTATCAATGTTAAAAAAGAGAAACACTATGCTTCTTTAGGTGAAGCAGCAGCAGTTTGTCCAGTTGGTGCATTAACACAAACACACTTTAAGTACACAGCAAATGCATGGGAAATGAATAAAATTCCAAGTGCTTGCCCACATTGTGGTAGTGGTTGTCAAATGTATTATGAGGTACGTAATGACAAGATATATCGTGTGACAAATGAGTATGAATTTAGTAATCTATGTGGTGCAGGGCGTTTTGGTTTTGATTATGCTAATGAGGATGTTATAAAAGACAAAAAAGCCTTTGCAAAAGCTATCGAGGCATTTAAAAAGGCTAGAAGTATTATATTTGGTAGTCAGATTAGCAATGAAGAGGCACTAATTCTTCAGAAACTTAAAGAGAAGTATGGTTTCAAGCTTATTTCGCATGAGGCAAGAGCTTACCAGAAGTTTATGGCTTCTTATGCCAAGATGACAGGAAAGCATCTTTATGGTGGTAGCCTTAAGGAGCTTTCTAGTTCACAGGGAATTATTGTGCTTGGGAGTCGTATTAATAGTGACTCTCCAGTGGTCAAATATCATATCAATATGGCAAGTAAATGGCACCAAGCAAGAGTAGTCTACATGCATTCTATGGAAGACAGTGAGATTCAAAATATTGTTACACAATTTATTAAGTATGAAGTAGGCAGCGAAGAGGGAGTAGTAGCATTACTATTACATACACTATTAAGTGATATAGAATTAACCAAGACACTTAGTACTACATTAAATGCTCTTGATATTGGAAACCTTTCTGCAGAGAGTAATATTGGAGAAGAGGAGTTTGAGACACTCAAAAAATCACTACTTAACAAACATAGTTTTTCACTGGTGGTCGGAAATGATCTCTATACTCATCCTAGAGCAGAGCAGATTGCCAAATGGATTGCATTACTTGAGCAATATGCAGGCTTTAATGTAATTTGTGTACCACCCCCAAGTAATGCAATGGGTATCTCTCTTATCTGTGATCTTGATGATACGACAGAGGGGTACACGGTTGGCTACAATGTTAGAGGTGACTTTACACTCTCTGCTTTGGGAAATGGTGATCTTGATATGCCTGCACTTAACCAGCAGGAGGGAACACTGGTAACAGTGGACAAGTGTGTCGTACCAATGAATGTGGCACTTCCTTATGGTGGATATGTTCTGAATGATATTGCCAATGCACTAGGATTGCATGCAGAATATACAATTGATTATACACCACAACTTCCCGAAGAGAAAGGATTTAGTGGTATTGACTTTGATGCATTACCAGATTACTTTGATGCTGTGGGAATGGAACATCGTGGTTATCTTCTCAAGCCTCAGGAGGTGTCGGTAAAGTGTACACTTGAAGAGGTTAAGGAACTTGAGGCTTATGATGGTGCGGTAATCTATAGGTGTGACCCAGTTAACCAATTTTCTCCGTTTACAGCAAAGTCACCACTTTTAATGGATGAGCCAGTCCTCTCTGGATCACCACAGTTTGCAACTATAACTAAGTTGCATGATGGTGATCTTATCACCTTTGAGGTGGATGGTATACAATTTAAACGTATGTTTAAGATCGATACATCCATGAAGGGAACTATTGCACTCAATCCGACATTTGATATGGAATTAAGTGCATCTTTGCTATCCTCTTACAGGTTTAGTCGGCTGATTTTTGAAAAAGTCAATAACGAGAATATAGGAAATGATCATGAGTGA